A stretch of Azospirillum brasilense DNA encodes these proteins:
- a CDS encoding response regulator transcription factor, with protein sequence MTRESLSTGLSLRDPSLQMRTAASLGEAKAMLAAGTPPAVVLCNVVSLTPPNGSVLATLRNVAGAFGGTPLVVLSDGEEADLPLEASRLGVRGCLPTSVGLAVAQEALRLVAGGGTFFPSPFLHRLMQHCEAAADEPPAPPGGAALTARQRGVLQRLREGKSNRVIAQELGISENTAKVHVRGILRALGASNRAEAVRKAWQPAEPAVPQPLSQDRRRDRD encoded by the coding sequence TTGACCCGTGAAAGCCTGTCCACTGGCCTCAGCCTGCGTGACCCGAGCCTGCAAATGCGGACCGCGGCATCGCTGGGTGAGGCGAAGGCGATGCTCGCCGCCGGAACGCCACCCGCCGTCGTGCTGTGCAACGTCGTCAGCCTGACTCCGCCGAACGGCAGCGTCCTGGCGACGTTGCGCAACGTTGCCGGCGCCTTCGGCGGCACGCCGCTGGTCGTTCTGTCCGACGGGGAAGAAGCGGACCTGCCGTTGGAAGCCAGCCGACTGGGCGTGCGGGGGTGTCTGCCGACCAGCGTCGGCCTCGCCGTCGCACAGGAGGCTCTGCGTCTGGTCGCGGGCGGCGGCACCTTCTTCCCCTCCCCCTTCCTCCACCGCCTGATGCAGCATTGCGAGGCGGCGGCGGACGAACCGCCCGCGCCGCCCGGCGGAGCGGCGCTGACCGCGCGTCAGCGTGGCGTTCTGCAACGGCTGCGCGAGGGGAAATCGAACCGCGTCATCGCGCAGGAGTTGGGGATCAGCGAGAACACGGCGAAGGTTCATGTGCGCGGAATCCTGCGGGCGCTGGGCGCCTCCAACCGCGCCGAGGCCGTGCGCAAGGCGTGGCAACCCGCCGAGCCTGCTGTTCCGCAACCGCTCAGCCAGGATCGGCGCCGGGATCGGGACTGA